Proteins co-encoded in one Setaria viridis chromosome 9, Setaria_viridis_v4.0, whole genome shotgun sequence genomic window:
- the LOC117836486 gene encoding uncharacterized protein isoform X2, producing the protein MEAAAAAAATPERETSAEWGDGVVALGFRVKASSRESPSQKAGNVLEADLRSHWSTATNTKEWILLELQEPCLLSHVRIYNKSVLEWELTAGLRYKPDAFVKVRPRCESPKRDVVYAANHTPCRYLRISCLRGNPIAIFFIQLYGIPVPGLEPELQPLLSYLLPQITSAKQPPSQNMHLQLLKDIASRLPPFLPQIEADLNSIADTPESSVRFLALLAGPFYPILHLVNERDPTRSLFPSADSDALRTSPAATPTISSNFEAQPRRSRSPSSVQPASYLLAFRSETAVLLLRKAHKDKTLGVVCLRASKVLQKLLEPEPFLDKSMSNGVMLSSHACDEIPKSDASSLVLSTDYSCMFGEEFSLLENHFDGSFLSILDIAAVEEGILHVLYAAASQPLLCRKLAEVTSDIWSVLPLVQALLPALRPSLSPGPTEQIDDSFSQWNHPNVQHALSQITVVADCYNVSIVISFTSSSQSLCWLSFILPFITCENSLCFARLVSGAIGTMDSHDNSKVELLEGLLGIIQEAGQYLARSRAALKYVLLAISGHMDDVLTEYKEVMHKLLFILEMLDPFIDPPTSVLKDTVIFGGITAIYLEKQSSASDIALNIIRTAVKRADVLPSLELEWRRGAVAPSVILSILDPHMPLPPDIDLCRSSVHEINNASLAVLDNPAPQTCNPENIDGRDASETTIRAESFEQYNFLFAPEELNQSELTGLCTLKEKGCDVITQTSLDQDNPEGRRTNEKLSSEPFLLDNIAAADYFDAQADYQQLENYQDCELRALEFHRLALNLCMQQEPTFEGHNAGIDALLLAAECYVNPFFLLDFQPNLERLEKIERIHSELMQGNASIVSKNLHLKDLDRKAMSNLEKKRDRSVIDLLLQAARFDCEYQEKIPEGEPYPNNAEDGERSVEISQEALQFADAVTLVRKNQAMLCHFIMKQFQRKGHLCSEILLQSLLFLLHSATELFCPPENVIDIILKSAENLNEQLACLYSCVNAGKKNLDRVKVHGLRRRWTLLQKLVLASSGSDNTREIARTKRDGFRFRSLVPPSTWIQKISDFSRFSSPLPRFLGWMAVSRYAKEYLNERLFLASDFSQLTSLLSIYMDELCLMDGVSTQKVRPAKGEQSNCKHLLLKKETTLSDQRSMAKQFKILLPELHFFFPSMSRLFNAFGESILEAVGLQLKCLPNNAVPDVLCWFSELCLWPYLERIKEHLVAANRISYLRGNIAANVKAVVFYLLESIITEHMEAIIPEMPRIVHILVSLCRASYTDVAFLKSVLCLMKPLISYFLRKGTDNTKVLGHVMEGSNFELLCFEELFEIVRCGKDLEDTSVDKIQVPLLIFILGSMFPDFSFERRIEMLSSLLVWVDCISSDPPSLLCSYLQGFQTLLDGCETVLVQNIELLGVSILSATSQSVESTDSLGVDGIMQLEKNTQDSEEQILVKSTAYYENDGSRKGVYSLHPSSIIEFCGAMEKFISHLTPSIEGSWKWHHQLASGLSLSIAKCLLFANFLKSIAQEETVSSSSEQDVAVKISSELAQKHWQSALEGLGKIILANQETQCWQVASAMLDYIMSMPNVLAWGNVLSATCSAVKGFCSHAPRISWRLQTDKWLSLLVSGGIESFNNSETCLIDLFCTMLSHSEPEQRSIALQQLGRIINSTSSTEADLKSPTYDPNFLTSVSTVTSLLVTHTWDRVAALALHDSSMLLRNHAMALLTEYVPYVDRKHLQSFLASSNSILNGLGQLSGVVEEGYFTRMSLLLLSRACLYSTPGDIALLPECVWQKLENMQTSSGGFGYMEKDLCRALCQLRSESDAKTVVKEVLSGSTCQAVSPDFKSIRDSILQVMSSLSSIEAYFEFFSAKSAQENEELEEAEIELELIEKEKSVHNFVVHRGDTVVPDMPSYHKGGNDVNKRLQQVRENIRSLEKSRLKEEITVRRQKKLLIRHAREKYLEETSSREMELMQELDRERGLEMEREVERQRQLDIERAKSRELQFNLDLEKEKQTQRELQRELEQVELGRSSSRREFSANPNSRSRERYRERDGGRAQQEAGSLRSSSRGHEGGSAQATAPAGGPPVVLAGTRSFSGGNLPTILQPRDRAAAAADDDNAWTEGSRDFGDASSIGDPEFDGPRPQGPRGGSGGGKSSSSRQVVERRERDGTSAGTGRREGKWERKQHS; encoded by the exons atggaggcggcggcggcggcggcggcgacgccggagaGGGAGACGTCGGCGGAGTGGGGCGATGGCGTGGTGGCGCTGGGTTTCCGGGTGAAGGCATCCTCTCGCGAGTCGCCGTCGCAGAAGGCGGGGAACGTGCTGGAGGCCGACCTGCGCTCCCACTGGTCCACCGCCACCAACACCAAGGAATGGatcctccttgagctccag GAGCCGTGCCTCCTCTCCCACGTCCGCATCTACAACAAGTCCGTCCTCGAATGGGAGCTCACCGCCGGTCTGCGCTACAAGCCCGATGCCTTCGTCAAGGTGCGCCCGCGCTGCGAGTCCCCCAAGCGCGACGTGGTCTACGCCGCCAACCACACCCCTTGCCGCTACCTCCGCATCTCCTGCCTTCGCGGCAACCCCAtcgccatcttcttcatccagCTCTATGGCATCCCCGTGCCTGGCCTTGAACCTGAGCTCCAGCCTCTGCTCAGCTACTTGCTCCCGCAAATCACATCGGCCAAACAACCCCCGTCTCAGAACATGCACCTCCAG TTGCTTAAAGACATCGCGAGCAGGCTACCTCCATTTCTGCCCCAGATTGAG GCTGACCTTAATAGCATCGCAGACACCCCAGAGAGCAGTGTGCGTTTCTTGGCTCTGCTTGCTGGTCCATTTTATCCGATCCTTCACCTTGTAAATGAAAG GGATCCTACCAGATCATTGTTCCCTTCTGCTGATTCAGATGCCTTGAGAACTAGTCCGGCTGCTACACCAACCATTTCTTCAAACTTTGAG GCACAACCTAGGAGATCACGGAGTCCATCATCTGTTCAGCCTGCTTCATATTTACTGGCTTTTCGATCTGAAACGGCTGTGCTCCTCTTAAGGAAAGCACATAAAGACAAAACTCTTGGAGTTGTTTGCCTCCGA GCATCAAAAGTATTGCAAAAACTCTTGGAGCCTGAGCCATTTCTAGACAAATCAATGTCTAATGGTGTCATGCTATCGAGCCATGCCTGTGATGAAATTCCTAAAAGTGATGCTTCCAGTCTAGTACTTTCTACAGACTACTCTTGTATGTTTGGAGAGGAATTTAGCCTATTAGAAAATCATTTTGATGGTTCATTCCTGAGTATTTTGGATATCGCTGCTGTGGAAGAAGGCATTCTTCATGTACTGTATGCGGCTGCTTCACAG CCTCTGTTATGTCGCAAGCTTGCTGAAGTTACTTCAGACATTTGGTCTGTCTTACCACTTGTCCAAGCTCTACTTCCAG CACTTCGCCCTTCACTCAGTCCTGGTCCTACTGAGCAGATTGATGATTCTTTTAGCCAATGGAATCATCCAAACGTTCAGCATGCTCTGTCCCAG ATAACTGTGGTTGCAGATTGTTACAATGTCAGTATCGTCATCAGTTTTACATCCTCTTCTCAGAGCTTGTGCTGGTTATCTTTCATCCTACCTTTCATCACAT GTGAAAACAGCCTGTGTTTTGCTCGACTTGTGTCGGGGGCCATTGGCACCATGGATTCCCATGATAACAGCAAAG TTGAACTTCTGGAGGGCCTCCTGGGTATCATCCAG GAAGCTGGCCAATATCTTGCTCGTTCTCGAGCAGCGCTGAAGTATGTTCTCTTGGCAATTTCTGGGCATATGGATGATGTGCTCACAGAATATAAA GAAGTCATGCATAAGTTACTTTTCATTCTGGAGATGCTAGATCCTTTTATCGATCCTCCTACAAGTGTGTTGAAAGACACAGTAATATTTGGTGGTATCACTGCTATATATTTGGAGAAGCAGTCAAGTGCATCCGATATTGCCTTAAATATTATCCGTACAGCAGTAAAGAGGGCTGATGTTCTCCCTTCTTTGGAACTTGAATGGCGACGAGGAGCAGTCGCCCCAAG TGTAATTCTCTCTATCTTGGATCCGCATATGCCACTTCCTCCAGACATAGACCTCTGCAGAAGTTCAGTGCATGAGATTAATAATGCATCTTTGGCTGTTTTGGATAATCCTGCACCACAGACGTGCAACCCTGAAAATATTGATGGTCGCGATGCCTCTGAAACAACTATTCGGGCTGAAAGTTTTGAACAGTACAATTTTTTGTTTGCTCCTGAAGAATTAAATCAATCTGAGTTGACAGGTCTTTGTACCTTGAAAGAAAAAGGCTGTGATGTAATAACTCAAACAAGTTTGGACCAGGACAACCCTGAAGGCAGAAGAACTAATGAGAAACTATCATCTGAACCTTTCCTGCTAGATAACATCGCTGCAGCTGATTATTTTGATGCACAGGCTGATTATCAACAGCTGGAGAACTACCAGGACTGTGAGTTACGAGCTCTAGAATTTCATCGCTTAGCGCTGAACCTATGCATGCAACAAGAGCCAACATTTGAAGGGCATAATGCTGGAATTGATGCTTTGCTGCTAGCTGCAGAATGTTACGTTAATCCATTTTTTCTCCTGGATTTCCAGCCTAATTTAGAGCGACTGGAGAAGATTGAACGTATCCATTCAGAGTTGATGCAAGGGAATGCCTCCATTGTGTCGAAAAATTTGCACTTGAAAGATTTAGATCGAAAAGCAATGTCTAATttggagaagaagcgggatagaTCTGTCATAGATTTACTCCTGCAAGCTGCAAGATTTGATTGTGAATACCAGGAAAAGATACCTGAGGGGGAACCTTATCCAAATAATGCTGAAGATGGCGAGCGATCTGTAGAAATCTCACAAGAAGCTCTTCAGTTTGCTGATGCGGTAACTTTGGTCAGAAAGAACCAGGCTATGCTCTGCCACTTTATTATGAAGCAATTCCAAAGGAAAGGACACTTGTGTAGTGAAATTCTTCTCCAGAGCTTGTTGTTCTTGTTGCACTCAGCAACCGAATTATTTTGTCCACCAGAGAATGTAATTGATATAATTTTGAAATCTGCTGAAAATCTCAACGAACAGCTTGCATGTCTTTACAGTTGTGTTAATGCAGGGAAAAAGAATCTGGATAGGGTAAAAGTACATGGTCTAAGAAGACGTTGGACCCTTCTCCAGAAGCTGGTTCTGGCTTCATCTGGCAGTGATAATACGAGAGAAATTGCCAGAACTAAAAGAGATGGTTTCCGTTTTAGAAGCTTAGTCCCTCCATCAACATGGATACAGAAGATATCCGATTTCTCCAGGTTTTCTAGCCCACTCCCTCGCTTTCTTGGATGGATGGCAGTGTCTCGTTATGCCAAGGAATATCTAAATGAGAGGCTGTTTCTTGCTTCTGATTTCTCACAGCTTACATCTTTGCTGTCAATTTACATGGATGAACTTTGTTTGATGGATGGAGTTTCAACTCAGAAGGTCAGGCCTGCAAAAGGTGAACAATCTAATTGTAAGCATTTGCTCCTTAagaaggaaactactctgtcaGATCAACGAAGCATGGCCAAACAGTTTAAAATTTTACTGCCAGAACTACATTTCTTCTTTCCAAGCATGAGTAGACTGTTTAATGCATTTGGAGAGAGCATCTTGGAAGCTGTTGGGCTACAGTTAAAATGTCTTCCCAACAATGCAGTACCAGATGTTCTTTGTTGGTTTTCTGAGTTGTGCTTGTGGCCTTATCTCGAACGCATTAAGGAGCATCTTGTAGCTGCAAACCGAATTAGTTACTTGAGAGGAAATATTGCTGCTAATGTGAAGGCAGTTGTTTTCTATCTACTTGAGAGTATTATTACTGAGCACATGGAGGCTATTATTCCTGAAATGCCCAGGATAGTGCACATTCTCGTGTCACTCTGTAGAGCTTCTTATACTGATGTGGCCTTCCTTAAGTCCGTGCTATGTCTAATGAAGCCACTCATCTCCTACTTCTTAAGGAAGGGAACTGATAATACAAAAGTATTGGGTCATGTAATGGAGGGCAGTAATTTTGAGCTGCTTTGTTTTGAAGAATTGTTTGAAATTGTTCGCTGTGGTAAAGATTTAGAGGATACATCTGTAGATAAGATTCAGGTACCCTTGCTTATCTTCATTCTGGGATCAATGTTTCCTGATTTCTCATTTGAGAGGAGGATTGAAATGTTAAGCTCCTTGTTAGTATGGGTGGATTGTATCAGTTCCGATCCACCATCATTGTTATGCAGTTATCTTCAAGGCTTCCAGACACTTCTTGATGGTTGTGAAACTGTGCTAGTTCAAAATATCGAACTACTTGGTGTCAGCATCCTTTCTGCGACAAGCCAATCTGTAGAATCTACTGATTCCTTGGGTGTTGACGGCATCATGCAACTAGAGAAGAACACACAAGATAGTGAAGAGCAAATACTAGTGAAATCCACAGCATATTATGAGAATGATGGAAGTCGTAAGGGTGTTTATTCTCTACATCCAAGTAGTATCATAGAATTTTGTGGTGCGATGGAGAAGTTTATTTCACACCTTACTCCATCTATTGAGGGTAGTTGGAAATGGCACCATCAGTTGGCCTCTGGGCTCTCTTTGTCGATTGCAAAGTGTTTATTGTTTGCAAATTTTTTGAAGTCCATTGCACAGGAAGAGACAGTGTCTAGTAGCAGTGAGCAAGATGTTGCTGTGAAAATTTCCAGTGAGCTTGCACAAAAGCATTGGCAAAGTGCTCTTGAAGGTCTTGGAAAAATTATTTTAGCAAATCAGGAAACACAGTGCTGGCAGGTGGCATCAGCTATGCTTGATTATATAATGAGCATGCCAAACGTCCTTGCTTGGGGTAATGTTCTTAGTGCTACATGCTCTGCAGTCAAGGGCTTCTGCTCTCATGCACCTAGGATATCTTGGAGGCTGCAGACAGATAAGTGGTTATCATTATTGGTTTCTGGTGGAATTGAGAGCTTCAATAACAGCGAGACATGTTTGATTGATCTTTTCTGTACAATGTTGAGTCATTCTGAACCAGAGCAGCGCTCTATTGCATTACAGCAGCTTGGGAGGATTATTAACTCAACAAGTTCCACTGAAGCTGATTTGAAATCTCCTACTTATGACCCAAATTTCCTCACATCTGTCTCAACAGTTACGTCCCTTCTGGTTACTCATACATGGGACAGAGTAGCAGCATTGGCTCTCCATGACTCTTCTATGCTATTAAGGAATCATGCAATGGCATTGCTTACTGAATATGTGCCTTATGTTGATAGGAAGCATCTGCAGTCCTTTCTCGCATCCAGTAACAGTATCCTGAATGGTTTGGGACAACTTTCTGGTGTAGTTGAAGAGGGCTATTTTACACGAATGTCTTTGCTGTTGCTTTCTAGGGCATGTCTTTATTCCACTCCTGGAGATATCGCTCTGCTACCTGAATGTGTTTGGCAGAAGTTGGAAAACATGCAAACATCATCTG GAGGTTTTGGTTATATGGAGAAAGATCTCTGCCGAGCTCTGTGCCAACTAAGAAGTGAATCAGATGCTAAAACC GTTGTGAAAGAAGTTCTCTCCGGATCTACCTGTCAGGCAGTCAGCCCTGATTTTAAGAGCATCCGTGATTCGATTCTTCAG GTGATGTCCTCTTTGAGTTCTATTGAGGCATACTTTGAGTTCTTCTCAGCCAAATCTGCTCAAGAAAATGAG GAACTTGAAGAAGCTGAGATTGAATTGGAGCTTATTGAAAAAGAGAAATCAGTTCATAACTTTGTTGTGCATCGCGGTGATACTGTGGTTCCTGATATGCCATCAT ACCACAAGGGTGGTAATGATGTTAATAAACGGCTCCAGCAAGTACGGGAAAATATACGATCCCT GGAAAAGTCCAGGCTTAAAGAGGAAATTACAGTACGCAGGCAAAAGAAGCTGCTTATAAGACATGCTCGTGAAAAGTACTTAGAAGAGACAAGCTCTAGGGAAATGGAGCTTATGCAAGAGCTCGATAG GGAGAGAGGCCTCGAGATGGAACGTGAAGTAGAAAGACAGCGACAATTGGATATTGAGCGTGCGAAGTCTAGGGAACTGCAGTTCAACCTTGacttggaaaaagaaaaacaaactcAG AGAGAGCTTCAACGTGAACTGGAGCAAGTCGAGTTGGGGCGTTCATCATCAAGGCGGGAGTTTTCAGCCAATCCAAACAG CCGGTCCAGGGAGCGGTACCGCGAAAGGGATGGCGGCAGAGCACAGCAGGAGGCAGGGAGCCTGAGGTCAAGCAGCCGAGGCCACGAGGGAGGCTCCGCTCAGGCGACTGCGCCGGCCGGAGGCCCCCCTGTCGTGCTCGCCGGAACGAGATCCTTCTCCGGAGGCAACCTTCCGACGATACTGCAGCCTCGCGAccgtgctgctgccgccgctgatgATGACAACGCTTGGACCGAGGGAAGCAGGGACTTCGGTGACGCCAGCAGCATCGGTGACCCTGAGTTCGATGGGCCGAGGCCGCAAGGGCCACgaggcggcagtggcggcggcaagTCGTCGTCGTCCAGGCAAGTTGTGGAGCGGAGGGAGCGTGATGGCACCAGTGCCGGCACAGGCAGAAGGGAAGGGAAATGGGAGAGGAAGCAACATTCCTGA